One stretch of Acidimicrobiales bacterium DNA includes these proteins:
- a CDS encoding NUDIX hydrolase, translated as MHRWLVGGALIEGPGGLLLVQNRRRGGQVDWSPPGGVIDEGESVLEGLAREVLEETGLVVTAWEGPVYSIEAEAPGLGWTLTVEVHRAVAYEGDLLVDDPDGIVVDACFVDPAACADRLTEGHPWVREPLVEWLGERWVGTRGFGYRVDGDDLARLTVSRL; from the coding sequence GTGCACCGGTGGCTCGTCGGGGGAGCGTTGATCGAGGGCCCGGGTGGCCTCCTGCTCGTCCAGAACCGCCGCCGAGGCGGCCAGGTCGACTGGTCGCCGCCCGGGGGCGTCATCGACGAGGGCGAGTCCGTCCTCGAAGGCCTGGCCCGTGAGGTCCTCGAGGAGACCGGTCTCGTGGTCACGGCGTGGGAGGGGCCCGTGTACTCGATCGAGGCGGAGGCCCCGGGCCTCGGCTGGACCCTCACGGTCGAGGTGCACCGGGCGGTGGCGTACGAGGGCGACCTGCTGGTCGACGACCCCGACGGGATCGTGGTCGACGCCTGCTTCGTCGACCCGGCGGCCTGCGCCGACCGCCTGACCGAAGGGCACCCGTGGGTGCGAGAGCCGCTCGTCGAGTGGTTGGGCGAGCGATGGGTCGGGACGCGCGGGTTCGGCTATCGGGTCGATGGCGACGACCTCGCCCGCCTCACCGTCAGCCGCCTCTGA
- a CDS encoding YbaK/EbsC family protein, giving the protein MHPTTAAFVDAAAGLGIRVEPRTFPEGTRTAEDAAAAIGVDVGQIVKSLAFRAVRADGSGFVVMALVSGSNRLDEAALAAAAGADHTERADAGEVRAATGYAIGGVPPFCHATTLPVFVDRDLLVYDEVWAAAGTPHDVFPLTPDELVRASGGTVADLAR; this is encoded by the coding sequence ATGCATCCGACGACGGCCGCCTTCGTCGACGCCGCTGCCGGGCTCGGCATCCGCGTCGAGCCCCGCACGTTCCCCGAGGGGACCCGCACCGCCGAGGACGCGGCCGCTGCGATCGGTGTCGACGTGGGCCAGATCGTGAAGTCTCTCGCCTTCCGAGCGGTGCGGGCCGACGGCTCCGGGTTCGTGGTGATGGCCCTGGTGAGCGGGTCGAACCGCCTCGACGAGGCCGCGCTCGCGGCTGCCGCCGGTGCCGACCACACCGAGCGGGCCGACGCCGGCGAGGTCCGGGCCGCCACCGGCTACGCCATCGGGGGCGTGCCGCCCTTCTGCCATGCCACGACCCTGCCCGTGTTCGTCGACCGCGATCTCCTCGTGTACGACGAGGTGTGGGCCGCGGCGGGCACCCCCCACGACGTGTTCCCCCTGACCCCCGACGAGCTCGTCCGCGCCTCCGGGGGCACGGTCGCCGACCTGGCCCGCTGA
- a CDS encoding YHYH protein encodes MTCIRSAPTKEHLMKRHRSPRSDDSRIDTGAVALADDEGPVLDRRRFLTIAGLGAGATVAGFGLAKYVFKDESSAASAASTSAGATTATTAAAASSSTSTTAAAATAEVADELAFGMGDVATENLTITVADGYRTIVTTCYPDHDIDADFRYPGTPAVQAASTYQVTTDPQYADSPTYVGTGQLFGVHLDSVLFDPKTAGYYDNDMGGGWNYVATADQLDAYGAHTRPETGMYHYHAITAQWLSETDEHSALVGWAADGFPIYLRYGYVNPEDTSSGVANLASSYRLKSGSRGSDSPGGTYDGTFVADYEYVDGLGDLDECNGRECVTPEFPEGTYAYFLTDEWPWVPTYLKGTPDASFSPGGGQGGPPNQA; translated from the coding sequence ATGACCTGCATCCGATCCGCCCCGACCAAGGAGCACCTGATGAAGCGCCACCGCAGCCCCCGTTCCGACGACTCCCGCATCGACACCGGCGCCGTCGCCCTCGCCGACGACGAGGGCCCGGTGCTGGACCGCCGCCGCTTCCTCACCATCGCCGGCCTCGGCGCCGGCGCCACGGTGGCGGGCTTCGGGCTGGCCAAGTACGTGTTCAAGGACGAGTCGTCGGCCGCCTCCGCGGCGAGCACGTCGGCCGGCGCCACCACGGCCACCACCGCCGCGGCGGCGTCGAGCAGCACGAGCACCACCGCCGCTGCCGCCACCGCCGAGGTCGCCGACGAGCTGGCCTTCGGCATGGGCGACGTCGCCACCGAGAACCTGACCATCACGGTGGCCGACGGCTATCGGACGATCGTGACCACCTGCTACCCGGACCACGACATCGACGCGGACTTCCGCTACCCCGGCACCCCCGCGGTCCAGGCGGCGTCGACGTACCAGGTGACGACCGACCCGCAGTACGCCGACTCGCCGACCTACGTGGGGACCGGTCAGCTGTTCGGGGTCCACCTCGACAGCGTGCTGTTCGACCCCAAGACCGCCGGCTACTACGACAACGACATGGGAGGCGGCTGGAACTACGTGGCCACCGCGGACCAGCTCGACGCCTACGGCGCCCACACCCGGCCCGAGACGGGCATGTACCACTACCACGCCATCACCGCGCAGTGGCTCTCCGAGACCGACGAGCACTCGGCACTGGTCGGTTGGGCCGCCGACGGCTTCCCGATCTACCTGCGCTACGGCTACGTCAACCCGGAGGACACGTCGAGCGGGGTGGCCAACCTGGCGTCGTCGTACCGGCTGAAGAGCGGCAGCCGCGGCAGCGACTCGCCCGGCGGCACCTACGACGGCACGTTCGTGGCCGACTACGAGTACGTGGACGGCCTCGGCGACCTCGACGAGTGCAACGGCCGGGAGTGCGTCACCCCCGAGTTCCCCGAGGGCACCTACGCCTACTTCCTCACCGACGAGTGGCCCTGGGTGCCGACCTACCTGAAGGGCACGCCCGACGCCAGCTTCAGCCCCGGTGGTGGCCAGGGCGGTCCCCCGAACCAGGCCTGA